One genomic segment of Picosynechococcus sp. PCC 7002 includes these proteins:
- a CDS encoding type III-B CRISPR module-associated Cmr3 family protein has translation MYWYTLTLLDILLLRDAKPFTPGERAWAGSIFPPNGHTLAGAIRSLLPQGQKLSLIGSLFSYKETLYFPRPLGFVGSKPLYPLSWHSERSSLNTQMLWDKSQPAPLSTLEPPPSENEQKETEKQYRSWLPATVIETYLKTGNITDDAWLRDETIEGEKQPWEVESRPHNSIESGTRQVKDADGYFVENGIRLKKGWSLAIALDDTTHNHLQTLSQPLTVRLGGEGHRVILQHSPKLDQQWQTIHNTSEQNLQKKGKAIAYLITPGIFERPQGKQSVCRPYPWEWKLSHNEDGQFVSLATEKAIPISPRIQLEKNGKKSSIPAPQVFASPPGTLYYLEEPEEPDHKRTQNNQALGYSHLLWVNVPTMQA, from the coding sequence ATGTATTGGTACACCCTCACTCTCCTCGATATTCTGCTCCTCCGCGATGCTAAACCCTTTACTCCTGGTGAACGGGCCTGGGCTGGTAGCATCTTCCCACCCAATGGCCATACCCTTGCCGGGGCAATCCGTAGCCTCTTACCCCAAGGTCAAAAATTAAGTCTGATCGGGAGTTTATTCAGTTACAAAGAAACGCTGTATTTCCCCCGACCCCTCGGTTTTGTGGGTAGTAAACCCCTCTATCCTCTCAGTTGGCATTCGGAACGGAGTTCCCTAAACACTCAAATGCTCTGGGATAAATCCCAACCCGCTCCCCTGTCTACTCTGGAGCCGCCTCCATCAGAAAACGAACAGAAGGAAACAGAAAAACAATATCGTTCTTGGCTGCCTGCTACTGTCATCGAAACTTATTTAAAAACGGGAAACATTACCGATGATGCTTGGTTACGAGATGAAACTATCGAGGGGGAAAAACAACCCTGGGAAGTGGAGAGTCGCCCCCATAATTCTATTGAATCTGGCACGCGTCAGGTCAAGGATGCGGATGGTTATTTCGTGGAAAATGGCATTCGCTTGAAAAAGGGCTGGAGTTTGGCGATCGCCCTCGATGATACAACCCATAATCATTTGCAAACTCTATCTCAACCTTTAACTGTGCGCCTCGGTGGAGAAGGACATCGAGTCATTCTCCAACATTCCCCTAAACTCGATCAACAATGGCAAACCATACACAATACTTCTGAGCAGAATTTACAGAAAAAGGGAAAGGCGATCGCCTATTTGATCACTCCCGGTATTTTTGAGCGACCCCAAGGTAAACAATCTGTTTGTCGTCCTTACCCCTGGGAATGGAAACTCAGCCATAACGAAGATGGACAGTTTGTGAGCCTTGCCACCGAAAAAGCCATCCCGATTAGTCCCCGCATTCAACTAGAGAAAAATGGCAAAAAAAGTAGTATTCCCGCCCCCCAAGTTTTTGCCTCTCCCCCCGGCACTCTCTATTACCTAGAAGAACCTGAAGAACCCGATCACAAGCGTACCCAAAACAATCAAGCCCTCGGCTATTCCCACCTTCTTTGGGTAAATGTTCCAACGATGCAAGCTTAA
- the cas10 gene encoding type III-B CRISPR-associated protein Cas10/Cmr2: MAGKAYWQAKIWGLLHDPALKALYGNPGRGEEGLWKKLACMEGWASPKSSEEKQASELSGTWLDHVGLCDLISSASDRGIIHYIGTAVDYGAEGLELSHLLSGEKLPLRLQNHAEILGQSSRKTYLEQTEADLIDQMPAEIRDDPEAAQACFWWLWRCLPQAVADEFGAASFLMPAETRLPDGSIWSHASMTAALAGALAGYDTELDDIPKGGQNTPKSHPYLAVFTFSPVQELIKASRKMKDFWAGSWILHYLSAKVCWRLAHKYGADCFLYPSLYGQPLIDHWLLQKHSEFEDWIQPPDDRQLLTAGFPNVIMLVLPEAQVAAAMQSAKNFLLDAWREIAKEVLAELQGDRHWQTNLSDTDPSWKGWLDAQWQTYWSAVAIGDKNSSFKSVGIPTQTSDKKADLEKWIEQQNKAFNGKLFTDTERDFFEKATAKFTEQRNRNYAGSLNAGSWWADICGQTRLALNTVKNARNWKLPTAFGTRSTISGLGPVVHPQGNGQHRDWLTEGEAQHYWQRDAGLFDGIEQLNATETVKRGLEKVLPKLLDRDPTELKAYYPDLTVGVAGYLKTQSEKNGEALNQYQDACRAIRTKITADHHEIANFVRQEWGIPWIDETHDPLFENLPHPRLLNAGWLVEELENLDKEAQKVYRQDLQNEIQKFYPQNNPASWYAIAAGDGDGMSDWLKGTKMEAYKEYFPKALNVPNDLKKSFDKFSDEAKRMGPATHNALSRALLDFSNKLAPYLTEERYAGRLIYSGGDDVLAYTNLWEWDQWLWDIRQAFRGDKDDCGEFNNQGHYWQADRFDRPLFTMGKNATISFGLVIAHHSVPLAIALENLWEAEEGAKDHEYEDFALEGKERKKKKDAVQLRVIYGNGNILKATCKFDTFRAWQQLLEITGLEASTFETAATLLEQHPIPTSVAIAPWVSAFVERRSNLNEEQKIGLQKYLAHFLQELWNTTNADDWDKESKNWLKAAAFNLRTRKV, encoded by the coding sequence GTGGCAGGTAAAGCATATTGGCAAGCAAAAATTTGGGGTCTACTCCATGATCCCGCCCTCAAAGCACTCTATGGGAATCCGGGGCGTGGCGAAGAAGGGTTATGGAAAAAGCTTGCTTGTATGGAAGGCTGGGCTTCTCCGAAATCGAGCGAGGAAAAACAAGCATCTGAGCTTAGTGGCACATGGTTAGATCATGTCGGCTTATGTGATCTCATTTCTTCAGCCAGCGATCGCGGCATTATCCACTACATCGGCACAGCCGTAGACTACGGTGCAGAAGGTCTAGAGTTATCGCACCTCCTATCTGGGGAGAAATTGCCCCTCCGACTCCAAAACCACGCTGAAATCCTTGGGCAGAGCAGCAGAAAAACTTACCTAGAACAGACTGAAGCCGATCTCATTGATCAAATGCCCGCCGAAATTCGTGACGATCCTGAAGCTGCCCAGGCTTGTTTCTGGTGGCTATGGCGCTGTTTACCCCAAGCTGTCGCTGATGAATTTGGCGCAGCAAGTTTTCTAATGCCCGCCGAAACTCGCTTACCTGACGGTTCGATCTGGAGTCATGCCAGTATGACTGCTGCCTTAGCCGGAGCCTTAGCGGGATACGATACCGAGTTAGACGATATCCCAAAAGGTGGTCAAAATACCCCGAAATCTCACCCTTATCTGGCGGTGTTTACCTTTAGTCCCGTCCAGGAACTCATTAAAGCCAGTCGTAAAATGAAGGACTTTTGGGCGGGGTCATGGATTTTGCATTATCTTTCTGCGAAAGTCTGCTGGCGATTGGCCCACAAATACGGCGCAGATTGTTTTCTCTATCCCAGTCTTTATGGACAACCGCTAATTGATCATTGGCTATTGCAAAAACATTCAGAATTTGAGGACTGGATCCAGCCACCAGATGACCGTCAACTGCTCACTGCCGGATTTCCCAACGTCATCATGTTGGTGTTACCGGAAGCCCAAGTAGCTGCAGCAATGCAATCAGCAAAGAATTTCTTACTTGATGCATGGCGCGAAATTGCGAAGGAAGTCCTCGCAGAATTACAAGGCGATCGCCATTGGCAAACAAACCTGAGCGATACAGATCCCAGTTGGAAAGGCTGGCTCGATGCCCAATGGCAAACCTATTGGAGTGCGGTGGCGATCGGTGATAAAAATAGCAGCTTTAAGAGTGTTGGGATTCCTACCCAGACTTCAGACAAAAAGGCTGATCTCGAAAAATGGATCGAACAACAAAATAAAGCCTTTAATGGCAAGCTTTTCACAGATACTGAACGGGACTTTTTTGAGAAAGCGACAGCAAAATTTACCGAACAACGCAACCGTAATTATGCAGGCAGCTTAAACGCAGGCTCATGGTGGGCAGATATTTGTGGGCAGACTCGTCTCGCCCTCAATACCGTTAAAAATGCCCGTAACTGGAAACTGCCGACCGCTTTTGGCACCCGCTCTACGATCTCTGGTTTAGGGCCTGTCGTCCATCCCCAAGGCAATGGCCAACATCGTGATTGGCTCACTGAGGGAGAGGCGCAACATTATTGGCAACGGGATGCAGGCTTGTTTGATGGGATCGAGCAACTCAACGCCACTGAAACTGTTAAGCGCGGTTTAGAAAAAGTTTTACCCAAACTATTGGATCGAGATCCGACCGAATTAAAGGCTTATTATCCTGATTTAACCGTCGGCGTTGCGGGTTACCTCAAAACCCAAAGTGAGAAAAATGGAGAAGCTTTAAATCAATATCAAGATGCTTGTCGTGCGATTAGGACAAAAATTACGGCAGACCACCATGAAATCGCGAATTTTGTCCGGCAAGAGTGGGGCATTCCATGGATTGATGAGACTCATGATCCGTTATTTGAGAATTTGCCCCATCCAAGACTATTAAATGCAGGCTGGCTTGTGGAGGAGTTAGAAAACCTCGATAAGGAAGCTCAAAAAGTTTATCGTCAGGATCTACAGAACGAAATTCAGAAATTCTATCCCCAAAATAATCCCGCCAGTTGGTATGCGATCGCCGCTGGAGATGGCGATGGGATGAGCGATTGGTTGAAGGGAACAAAGATGGAAGCCTACAAAGAATATTTCCCCAAAGCTCTCAATGTTCCTAATGATTTAAAAAAAAGCTTTGACAAATTTAGCGACGAAGCAAAACGGATGGGCCCCGCCACCCACAATGCCCTAAGCCGTGCCCTCCTCGACTTTTCTAATAAACTTGCCCCCTACCTCACTGAAGAACGCTATGCCGGACGCTTGATTTACAGCGGCGGTGATGATGTCCTGGCTTATACAAATCTATGGGAATGGGATCAGTGGCTTTGGGATATCCGCCAAGCTTTTCGAGGAGATAAAGACGATTGTGGTGAATTTAATAATCAAGGTCATTACTGGCAAGCCGATCGGTTTGATCGCCCTCTTTTTACCATGGGCAAGAATGCAACTATTAGTTTTGGTTTAGTCATTGCCCATCATTCTGTTCCCTTGGCGATCGCCCTCGAAAATCTCTGGGAAGCAGAAGAAGGAGCTAAAGATCATGAATATGAAGATTTCGCCCTAGAAGGTAAGGAGAGAAAGAAAAAGAAAGATGCGGTGCAGTTGCGGGTGATCTATGGCAATGGCAATATCCTCAAAGCAACCTGTAAATTCGATACTTTCCGAGCGTGGCAACAACTCTTAGAAATCACAGGTCTGGAAGCTTCAACCTTTGAAACGGCGGCAACCCTTTTAGAACAGCATCCTATTCCGACTTCAGTGGCGATCGCCCCATGGGTCAGTGCTTTTGTGGAGCGGCGTAGCAACCTTAACGAAGAACAAAAAATCGGCTTGCAAAAATATTTAGCTCACTTTTTGCAAGAACTGTGGAATACGACCAACGCAGATGACTGGGATAAAGAATCCAAAAACTGGCTCAAAGCCGCAGCCTTTAATCTTCGTACTCGCAAAGTTTAA